In SAR86 cluster bacterium, a single genomic region encodes these proteins:
- a CDS encoding SURF1 family protein — protein MMQQYTYMVIKNLNFLGHLTFKPGGLMTTFFMIFFPILIYLGMWQIDRGFEKQEVWKTYEERKVMVPFEELEFERKPLEELWYRTIILKGKYKLKSYILDNRIYRNKKGYEIFTLFETVQGKNILINRGWADEDALSKIYEEKLSTNPVIIQGIISPFNRFGLNLKEEPKTESWPKKVQELTFDQAFNDLKKYGLNNSIVQLSAASNMALEPIWKPYQFKSSRHFGYALQWFGLSLVLIISFIYFGVKKKYEN, from the coding sequence ATGATGCAACAGTATACATATATGGTTATTAAAAATCTTAATTTTTTAGGACATTTAACTTTTAAGCCAGGCGGTCTCATGACAACCTTTTTTATGATTTTCTTCCCTATACTAATTTATTTGGGAATGTGGCAAATTGACAGAGGATTTGAAAAACAAGAAGTTTGGAAAACTTATGAAGAAAGGAAGGTAATGGTCCCTTTTGAAGAATTAGAATTTGAGAGAAAACCTTTGGAAGAGTTGTGGTACAGAACAATAATTTTAAAAGGAAAATATAAGCTTAAATCCTATATTTTAGATAATAGAATTTATAGAAATAAAAAAGGGTATGAAATATTTACTTTATTTGAAACTGTTCAAGGTAAAAATATTTTAATAAATAGAGGATGGGCTGATGAAGACGCTTTAAGTAAAATTTACGAAGAAAAATTATCTACAAACCCTGTTATTATTCAGGGAATAATAAGCCCTTTTAATAGATTTGGATTAAATTTAAAAGAAGAGCCTAAAACTGAAAGCTGGCCTAAAAAAGTTCAAGAGTTAACATTTGATCAGGCTTTTAATGATTTAAAAAAATATGGGTTGAATAATTCTATTGTTCAGCTTTCCGCAGCTTCAAATATGGCACTTGAACCAATCTGGAAGCCCTATCAATTTAAATCAAGTAGGCATTTTGGTTATGCGCTTCAATGGTTTGGTCTAAGCCTTGTTTTGATCATATCTTTTATATATTTTGGAGTAAAAAAGAAATATGAAAATTAG
- a CDS encoding SCO family protein encodes MRKSFMWTIFSCIGIMALILGLFVNRMTIDKELSIEDFKDLGLYLISPNRELEGFILVDSNESTFLPDQFLGQWNILFFGFTFCPDICPITMKMLSGIEEDLIGGHEGKFKIFMISVDPKRDSPNKLKEYLANFSKNITGLTGDLDQIYTLATQVNAPFMPVADTADPFYTVDHSGSIVIISPNAGYAGFFRSPHNKDNITTAMRAIFKQ; translated from the coding sequence ATGAGAAAGAGTTTTATGTGGACCATATTTAGCTGTATAGGCATTATGGCCCTCATCTTGGGCTTGTTTGTTAACAGGATGACCATTGACAAGGAGTTAAGCATAGAGGACTTTAAAGATTTAGGTCTATATTTAATTTCTCCTAATAGAGAGTTAGAAGGGTTTATCTTGGTAGATTCGAATGAAAGCACATTTCTTCCTGATCAGTTTCTGGGCCAATGGAATATTCTTTTCTTTGGGTTTACTTTTTGCCCAGATATTTGCCCAATAACTATGAAAATGTTGTCTGGGATTGAGGAGGATCTTATAGGAGGCCATGAAGGAAAATTTAAAATTTTTATGATTTCAGTAGACCCTAAAAGAGATTCGCCGAACAAACTTAAAGAGTATTTAGCTAATTTTAGTAAAAATATTACTGGATTGACTGGTGATTTAGATCAAATATATACTCTGGCTACTCAAGTTAATGCCCCTTTCATGCCAGTAGCCGATACAGCAGATCCTTTTTATACTGTTGATCATTCAGGGAGTATCGTAATAATAAGTCCTAATGCAGGTTATGCAGGGTTTTTTAGGTCGCCGCATAATAAAGATAATATTACGACAGCCATGAGAGCTATTTTCAAGCAGTAA
- a CDS encoding cytochrome c oxidase subunit 3: MSSEQAYYVPESSKLPFLMALTMLTLIIGASNTVNNMGTDSNAYIILLVGFGMMWTTMFVWFRQTIKENHAGLNNPMLNESYVFGMAWFIFSEVMFFFAFFFALAYIRNFSVPWLGGEGEKAITNILWSGFEAHWPLMITPEQALANSQGGGDVIFKGPDEEMSVVTAYSHGGLTGVLGWIPLWNTVLLLSSSVTVHFAHTCLKNDNRKGFNIWLGSTLILGYLFVALQAVEYYEAYNHMGLTLNSGIYGTTFFMLTGFHGFHVCLGAIILTVMLLRSLNGHFTTDNHFGFEAGSWYWHFVDVVWVCLVAFVYVM; the protein is encoded by the coding sequence ATGTCGTCAGAACAAGCTTATTATGTTCCTGAGTCAAGTAAATTGCCATTTTTAATGGCTCTTACCATGCTTACTTTAATCATAGGAGCTTCAAATACTGTAAATAATATGGGTACAGATTCAAATGCCTATATTATTTTATTAGTAGGTTTTGGAATGATGTGGACCACTATGTTTGTCTGGTTTAGACAGACTATAAAAGAAAATCATGCGGGCTTGAATAACCCCATGCTTAATGAATCTTATGTATTTGGTATGGCATGGTTTATTTTTTCTGAAGTGATGTTCTTTTTTGCTTTCTTCTTTGCCTTAGCCTACATAAGAAACTTTTCTGTTCCTTGGCTGGGGGGTGAAGGAGAGAAGGCTATAACAAACATTCTCTGGTCTGGTTTTGAGGCACACTGGCCTTTAATGATAACTCCAGAACAGGCTCTTGCTAACTCACAAGGTGGTGGAGATGTTATTTTTAAAGGACCTGACGAAGAAATGTCTGTAGTTACAGCTTATTCGCATGGTGGACTAACAGGTGTACTTGGATGGATTCCTTTATGGAATACTGTTCTTCTATTGTCATCAAGCGTGACAGTGCATTTTGCTCACACTTGCTTAAAGAATGATAATAGAAAAGGTTTTAATATTTGGTTAGGCTCTACTTTGATCTTAGGTTATTTATTTGTGGCTTTACAAGCAGTGGAATACTATGAGGCGTATAATCATATGGGGCTAACTTTAAATTCTGGAATTTATGGGACAACTTTTTTTATGCTAACCGGATTCCATGGCTTTCATGTTTGTTTAGGCGCCATAATTTTAACTGTTATGCTTCTTAGAAGCCTTAATGGTCACTTTACTACAGATAATCATTTTGGCTTTGAAGCGGGTTCTTGGTATTGGCACTTCGTAGACGTCGTTTGGGTTTGTCTTGTAGCTTTTGTTTATGTAATGTGA
- the typA gene encoding translational GTPase TypA gives MSIDNLRNIAIIAHVDHGKTTLVDKLLQQTGTLNRKNMSTERIMDSDDQEKERGITILAKNTSISWKNHRINIVDTPGHADFGGEVERVLSMVDSVLLLVDAVDGPMPQTRFVTQKAFDQGLNPILVINKIDRPGARPDWVLDQVFDLFDRLGGNDSQLDFPVIYTSALNGVSGLDENKLAEDMTPLLELIVKEVNHPRVNAEGSLQMQISALDYSSYVGVIGIGRITRGKLKPNEQIVVAGSDGIQKRAKVLQVMGYNGLDRVEVAEAQAGDIVCITGIDKLNISDTICDPEMVEPLPPLNVDEPTVSMTFQVNDSPFAGREGKYISSRNLKERLETELKHNVALRVEKGDSPDKFIVSGRGELHLSVLIENMRRENYELGVSKPEVIQKEINGQAHEPFEEIVIDIEEKHQGPIMEEMGQRKADLRNMEPDGKGRTKLEFIAPSRGMIGFRSHFLTLTSGTGVMTSIFDHYGPIKQGEISKRQNGVLVSMASGKTLAYSLFNLQERGKMFVGHGLDIYIGQIVGLHSRNNDLPVNPTKAKQLTNVRASGTDENLILTPHIVHTLEQALEFVEEDELVEVTPKSIRLRKKS, from the coding sequence ATGTCTATCGACAATTTACGTAACATTGCAATTATTGCCCATGTAGATCACGGAAAAACAACTCTTGTTGACAAGTTACTTCAACAAACAGGCACTCTTAATAGAAAAAATATGTCTACAGAAAGGATTATGGACTCTGATGACCAGGAAAAGGAAAGAGGAATAACTATTCTTGCAAAGAATACTTCTATAAGTTGGAAAAATCATAGAATAAATATTGTAGATACTCCTGGGCATGCTGATTTTGGAGGAGAAGTAGAAAGAGTTCTTTCAATGGTAGATTCTGTTCTTTTATTAGTAGATGCTGTAGATGGGCCAATGCCACAAACAAGGTTTGTAACTCAAAAAGCGTTTGATCAAGGCCTTAATCCTATACTGGTAATCAATAAAATTGACAGGCCTGGAGCAAGACCTGATTGGGTCTTAGATCAAGTATTTGATCTTTTTGATAGATTAGGAGGTAATGATAGTCAGCTGGACTTCCCAGTTATCTATACCTCGGCATTAAATGGTGTTTCTGGACTAGATGAAAATAAATTGGCTGAAGATATGACACCCTTATTAGAATTGATCGTAAAAGAAGTAAATCATCCTAGAGTAAATGCTGAAGGCTCTCTTCAAATGCAAATAAGCGCTTTAGACTACAGCAGTTATGTAGGAGTTATAGGCATTGGAAGAATAACAAGAGGAAAACTTAAACCTAATGAACAGATCGTGGTCGCTGGTTCTGATGGAATTCAGAAAAGAGCTAAAGTACTTCAAGTAATGGGTTATAACGGACTTGACAGGGTTGAAGTGGCAGAAGCACAAGCTGGCGACATTGTCTGCATTACGGGAATAGATAAATTAAATATATCTGATACCATTTGTGATCCTGAAATGGTAGAACCTCTTCCTCCTCTAAATGTAGATGAACCCACCGTAAGTATGACTTTTCAAGTCAATGATTCTCCTTTTGCAGGCAGAGAAGGTAAATATATTTCATCTAGAAACCTGAAAGAGAGGTTAGAAACAGAACTAAAACATAATGTTGCTTTAAGAGTTGAAAAAGGTGATAGCCCAGACAAATTTATAGTTTCAGGAAGAGGCGAACTTCATCTATCAGTGTTGATAGAAAACATGCGAAGAGAAAATTATGAATTAGGAGTCTCAAAACCTGAAGTCATACAAAAGGAGATAAATGGACAAGCCCATGAACCCTTTGAAGAGATAGTGATAGATATAGAAGAAAAGCATCAAGGCCCTATTATGGAAGAAATGGGACAACGTAAAGCTGACTTAAGAAATATGGAACCTGACGGCAAAGGAAGAACAAAACTTGAGTTTATAGCCCCCTCTAGAGGAATGATCGGTTTCAGATCTCATTTCCTAACATTAACAAGTGGAACAGGTGTCATGACAAGCATCTTTGATCACTATGGACCAATAAAACAGGGCGAGATTTCTAAAAGGCAAAACGGGGTACTTGTCTCTATGGCATCAGGAAAAACCTTAGCTTATTCTTTGTTCAATCTCCAAGAACGCGGGAAAATGTTTGTCGGGCATGGGCTAGATATATACATAGGCCAAATAGTAGGACTTCACTCAAGAAATAATGATCTACCTGTTAACCCAACAAAAGCAAAACAATTAACTAATGTCAGAGCTTCTGGTACTGATGAGAACCTTATACTGACTCCACACATAGTCCACACATTAGAACAAGCTCTCGAATTTGTAGAAGAAGATGAGCTTGTGGAAGTGACCCCTAAGTCTATCAGACTAAGAAAAAAATCTTAG
- a CDS encoding cytochrome c oxidase assembly protein, whose amino-acid sequence MVLIQEKNKTVKSLFLTTVGMFAFGFLLVPIYDVFCDITGLNGKVTGPSFLSKESQEIINHREVLVQFVTHNNASMPWTFKSRVNQTRVMTGEQKEVFFVFKNTTDEDMVAQVIPSVSPGRGAKYFHKTECFCFESQLLHAGESIELPVRFIVDPAIPNDIGSLSLGYTIFDITDLAANKLLAEL is encoded by the coding sequence ATAGTTTTGATTCAAGAAAAGAATAAAACAGTAAAATCTCTATTTTTGACCACAGTCGGAATGTTTGCATTTGGTTTTTTACTTGTACCAATTTATGACGTATTTTGTGACATAACTGGGTTGAATGGAAAAGTAACAGGTCCTTCATTCTTGAGCAAAGAATCGCAAGAAATAATAAACCATAGAGAAGTTTTGGTGCAATTTGTTACTCATAATAATGCATCTATGCCTTGGACATTTAAATCAAGGGTTAATCAAACAAGGGTTATGACAGGAGAGCAAAAAGAAGTTTTCTTTGTTTTTAAGAATACAACAGATGAAGATATGGTTGCTCAAGTTATACCAAGTGTTTCTCCTGGAAGAGGCGCGAAATATTTTCATAAGACGGAATGTTTCTGCTTTGAAAGTCAACTCTTACATGCAGGAGAGTCAATTGAATTGCCAGTTCGTTTTATCGTTGATCCTGCAATACCTAATGATATTGGCTCTTTAAGTTTGGGGTATACTATTTTTGATATAACTGATTTAGCTGCTAATAAGCTCTTAGCAGAGCTCTAA
- the cyoE gene encoding heme o synthase codes for MSVISNNAAIWRSYLELTKPGVQALLFVSCITGMLIADNFLLKLSTLIFGLLGISLIAASAAVINHIHDVLIDAKMLRTSERPIVKGEISQSSAIYFSIILYALGTFLLVYYINLLTWALTSLTFIFYAFIYTRYLKFLTSQNIVIGGIAGAMPPLLGWTAVTGELDQEAWLLVLIIFAWTPPHFWALAINRVDEYKEAGIPMLPVQRGIKFTKQHIVLYTLLLIVSTLLPFSIGMFGIFYLISALIMGVLFLYHSLKLYFDNSNEHAMKTFGFSIIYLALLFIVMLIDRVLLI; via the coding sequence ATGAGTGTAATTTCAAATAATGCTGCTATCTGGAGATCTTATCTAGAGCTTACTAAGCCAGGAGTTCAGGCCCTACTTTTTGTGTCTTGCATCACCGGTATGCTGATTGCAGATAATTTTCTATTAAAACTTAGCACTTTGATTTTTGGGCTTTTAGGAATTAGTTTAATAGCAGCCTCGGCTGCAGTTATTAACCATATTCATGATGTTTTAATAGACGCCAAAATGCTACGCACGTCTGAAAGGCCTATAGTAAAAGGAGAAATTTCTCAATCATCGGCTATTTATTTTTCTATTATTTTATATGCTTTGGGAACTTTCTTGCTTGTTTATTATATAAATCTTTTAACTTGGGCTTTGACTTCATTAACATTCATATTTTATGCTTTTATTTATACAAGATATTTAAAATTTTTGACTAGTCAGAATATAGTCATTGGAGGTATAGCAGGCGCGATGCCTCCATTACTGGGCTGGACAGCAGTAACTGGAGAGCTAGATCAAGAAGCTTGGTTACTTGTACTCATTATTTTTGCTTGGACACCTCCTCATTTTTGGGCTCTAGCAATAAACAGGGTAGATGAATATAAGGAAGCTGGAATACCTATGTTGCCAGTTCAAAGAGGTATAAAATTTACTAAACAACATATAGTTTTATACACACTGCTTCTCATTGTCTCAACACTACTTCCTTTCAGTATAGGCATGTTTGGAATTTTTTATCTCATTAGTGCATTAATAATGGGAGTATTATTTTTATACCATTCCTTAAAGCTCTATTTTGATAATTCTAACGAACACGCCATGAAGACATTTGGGTTTTCTATCATATATTTAGCCCTACTTTTTATTGTAATGCTCATAGATAGGGTGCTCTTAATATGA
- the gshA gene encoding glutamate--cysteine ligase: protein MNIPLSELESSGALNELRLSNRGLEKESLRVDINGNISKKLHNPSLGSALTNPYITTDFSESLLEFITPTFHEPQECLNFLSDIHAFVYKNLDEELLWSLSMPCQINSVNDISIGKYGSSNAGKLKTIYRRGLAQRYGSMMQAISGIHYNFSFSDNFFRRILGLKEDFNNIQSLKNDSYLGIARNFRRYSWLYFILFGASPSASESFVGKNKSGFKEFSQDGLYKPEATSLRMGDLGYISAAQDNLSISINSLKEYCSELRRALKEPYPDYQKIGEFKEDKRVQLNTSIIQIENEYYSTIRPKRICPSGERPVNILENKGIEYLELRCIDVDPFEPLGIERKQIDFLDLLLVYCLVKDSPPIDKEENKIILNNHKNIINMGRSSELEITHRGKKVRAKAQALEVLEELSEIVELVEKPLFQLGENYWKISLDFQKNKILNPETSPSAKSILAVKENEDSFSEFGMKMSRKHKNYFNDVEIKNEVKLREAAIFSLTEQEQLEKKDEEPFEEFLKDFLSQTS from the coding sequence ATGAATATACCTCTTTCAGAACTAGAAAGTTCTGGGGCGTTAAATGAATTAAGACTTTCAAATAGGGGATTGGAAAAGGAAAGCCTCAGAGTGGATATTAATGGTAATATTTCAAAAAAATTACATAATCCATCTTTAGGTTCGGCTTTAACTAACCCTTATATTACAACTGATTTTTCGGAATCTCTTTTAGAGTTCATAACACCTACTTTTCATGAACCTCAAGAGTGTCTGAATTTTCTTTCTGATATACATGCTTTTGTATATAAAAATTTAGATGAAGAATTGCTCTGGTCCTTGAGTATGCCATGTCAAATTAATTCAGTTAATGATATATCTATTGGTAAATATGGATCTTCTAATGCTGGCAAGCTAAAAACTATATACAGAAGAGGGTTGGCACAAAGGTATGGCAGTATGATGCAAGCGATATCTGGAATTCATTATAACTTCTCATTCTCTGATAATTTTTTTAGAAGAATACTTGGCCTTAAAGAGGACTTCAATAATATTCAATCTTTAAAAAATGATTCTTATTTAGGAATAGCTAGGAATTTTAGAAGGTATAGCTGGCTATATTTTATATTATTCGGAGCTTCGCCTAGTGCAAGCGAATCTTTTGTTGGCAAAAATAAATCTGGTTTTAAAGAATTTTCACAAGATGGTCTATATAAACCAGAAGCTACATCTTTAAGAATGGGAGATCTTGGTTATATTAGTGCCGCTCAAGACAACTTAAGTATTTCTATAAATTCTCTTAAAGAATATTGCTCTGAATTAAGGAGAGCCTTGAAGGAACCTTATCCTGATTATCAGAAAATAGGTGAGTTTAAAGAAGATAAAAGAGTTCAATTAAATACCTCAATAATCCAAATCGAGAATGAATATTACAGCACCATTAGACCAAAAAGAATCTGCCCTTCCGGTGAAAGACCTGTAAATATTTTAGAGAATAAAGGTATTGAATATCTTGAGCTGAGATGTATAGATGTAGACCCTTTTGAACCCCTGGGCATTGAAAGAAAACAAATAGATTTCTTAGATTTACTTTTGGTTTACTGTTTGGTTAAAGATAGCCCTCCTATTGATAAAGAAGAAAATAAAATTATTCTCAATAATCATAAAAATATTATAAATATGGGAAGAAGTTCAGAACTGGAGATAACGCATAGAGGAAAAAAAGTAAGGGCCAAAGCCCAGGCCCTGGAAGTACTTGAAGAATTAAGTGAAATAGTTGAATTAGTGGAGAAGCCATTATTCCAATTGGGGGAAAACTATTGGAAAATAAGTCTAGATTTCCAAAAAAATAAAATATTAAACCCAGAAACTTCTCCTAGCGCTAAAAGTATCCTCGCTGTAAAAGAAAATGAAGATTCATTTAGTGAATTTGGAATGAAAATGTCAAGAAAACATAAAAATTATTTTAATGACGTTGAAATTAAAAATGAAGTAAAATTGAGAGAAGCTGCAATCTTTTCTCTCACAGAGCAAGAGCAGTTAGAAAAAAAAGACGAAGAGCCATTTGAAGAATTCCTTAAAGATTTTTTAAGCCAGACCTCTTGA
- a CDS encoding DUF2909 domain-containing protein — translation MYKALIIFLILAMLISLFSGAFFLIKDRGTTKRAAYSLGIRVTIAVVLFATLVFGFLTGQIGPNAQ, via the coding sequence ATGTACAAAGCTCTAATTATTTTCCTTATTCTAGCCATGCTAATTAGCTTATTCAGTGGCGCTTTTTTTCTTATCAAAGATAGAGGCACTACTAAAAGGGCCGCCTATAGTCTGGGCATTAGAGTGACTATAGCGGTCGTTTTATTCGCGACCTTAGTTTTTGGATTTTTAACTGGGCAAATTGGTCCGAATGCACAATAG
- a CDS encoding NADPH:quinone oxidoreductase family protein — protein sequence MKAYICREFGPIESHNVEEIEDPTAGQGQVVVDVKAAGVAFPDVLIVQGLYQFKPPFPFVPGGEIAGIVSSIGEGVTKWKVGDRIIGTTGFAGLAEKAVYSENQLMPLPESMDFQTGAIFPLNYGTTYHALKQRANIQSGESLLVLGAGGGIGMTAIHLGKALGARVIAAASSQEKLDLCKREGADEVLLYPSHDMSREEQKLFSEEIKNISGGGVDVVYDVVGGDYAEPSLRAINWKGRYLVIGFTSNIPKIPLNLALLKGCQIVGVFWGHFTGVESELNAQNFQDLFLLHAQGKIKPFISETFKIEDTAKAIKLLQDRKVLGKVVVSME from the coding sequence ATGAAAGCATATATATGTAGAGAGTTTGGACCAATAGAATCTCATAATGTAGAAGAAATAGAAGACCCTACGGCTGGGCAAGGACAAGTTGTTGTTGATGTAAAAGCAGCTGGCGTGGCATTCCCTGATGTTTTAATAGTTCAAGGTCTTTACCAGTTCAAACCTCCTTTTCCTTTTGTTCCAGGTGGCGAAATTGCTGGAATTGTAAGCTCGATTGGAGAAGGTGTAACTAAGTGGAAAGTAGGTGATAGGATCATAGGGACTACGGGATTTGCAGGTTTAGCAGAGAAAGCTGTCTACTCTGAAAACCAACTAATGCCCCTTCCTGAATCAATGGACTTTCAAACAGGAGCTATATTTCCTCTGAATTATGGAACCACTTACCACGCATTAAAGCAAAGGGCTAATATTCAATCCGGCGAATCTTTGTTAGTACTTGGCGCAGGGGGAGGCATAGGCATGACTGCTATTCATCTTGGCAAGGCGCTAGGTGCAAGGGTTATAGCAGCGGCTTCGTCCCAAGAAAAGTTAGACCTTTGTAAAAGGGAAGGTGCAGATGAGGTTCTGCTTTACCCTAGTCATGATATGAGCCGAGAAGAACAAAAATTATTTTCTGAAGAAATAAAAAATATTTCAGGAGGTGGTGTAGATGTTGTTTATGATGTTGTTGGGGGAGACTATGCTGAACCATCATTAAGAGCAATTAATTGGAAAGGACGATATCTAGTTATAGGATTTACTTCAAATATTCCAAAAATTCCTCTTAATCTTGCGCTACTTAAAGGTTGTCAAATCGTTGGTGTTTTTTGGGGACACTTTACTGGAGTAGAATCAGAATTAAATGCTCAGAACTTCCAGGATCTATTTCTACTTCATGCCCAAGGTAAAATCAAACCTTTCATAAGTGAAACGTTTAAGATTGAAGATACTGCGAAAGCCATTAAATTACTTCAAGATAGAAAAGTTCTAGGTAAGGTTGTAGTCTCAATGGAATAA
- a CDS encoding COX15/CtaA family protein translates to MFTKALTLFSGVFAFMVVALGAWTRLADAGLGCPDWPGCYGFITIPINQEDISLANERFPDSPYELAKAIPEVIHRYFAAFLGLFIIGIYLSIIKKHDFPKHIRTLSGFLVLWVCMQGLFGYLTVSLKLWPQVVTSHLLAGFVATVILWVLFFKIKDFYGQARKKWNLSNSILKLISIGIFLVTFQIFLGAWTSTNYAALSCPDFPTCQGVFWPEADFKKGFNLFQVFGPNFLGGLLDHESRVAIHLAHRYGAIVITLYLSGLAWVFFSNGYLLLSLGLLLALIFQLVLGISNVLFSLPLLVAVGHNLGGLFLINYLSVLRFRE, encoded by the coding sequence TTGTTTACAAAAGCTTTAACATTATTTTCAGGCGTATTTGCTTTTATGGTTGTGGCTTTGGGTGCGTGGACTAGATTAGCTGATGCAGGTTTAGGATGTCCTGACTGGCCAGGGTGTTATGGGTTTATAACCATTCCTATAAATCAAGAAGATATATCTTTGGCTAATGAAAGATTTCCTGACAGTCCCTATGAATTAGCAAAAGCTATACCAGAAGTAATTCATAGATACTTTGCTGCTTTTTTAGGACTTTTCATTATAGGAATATATCTATCTATTATAAAAAAACATGATTTCCCCAAACACATTAGGACCCTTTCAGGGTTTCTAGTGCTTTGGGTTTGTATGCAAGGACTTTTTGGATATTTAACAGTTAGTCTTAAATTGTGGCCCCAAGTAGTGACCAGCCATCTTTTAGCTGGCTTTGTTGCAACAGTAATATTGTGGGTTTTATTTTTTAAAATAAAAGACTTTTATGGTCAAGCTCGGAAAAAATGGAATTTATCTAATTCGATTCTAAAATTAATTTCTATAGGAATCTTCTTGGTCACTTTTCAGATTTTTTTAGGGGCTTGGACAAGCACAAACTACGCAGCTCTATCCTGTCCAGATTTTCCTACTTGCCAAGGAGTATTTTGGCCTGAAGCTGACTTTAAAAAGGGATTTAATTTATTTCAAGTTTTTGGTCCGAACTTCTTAGGAGGCTTGCTTGATCATGAATCAAGAGTTGCTATTCATTTAGCGCATAGATATGGAGCTATTGTTATTACCCTATATCTTTCCGGACTGGCTTGGGTATTCTTCTCCAATGGCTACCTTTTGTTGAGTCTAGGCCTTCTGCTAGCATTGATATTTCAATTGGTCTTGGGCATTTCTAATGTTCTATTTAGCTTACCTTTATTGGTAGCTGTAGGGCATAATCTAGGTGGCCTTTTTCTTATAAATTATCTATCTGTGTTAAGGTTTAGGGAATAG